The Polyangium mundeleinium genome contains the following window.
CGTGGCGCACGTGCCTGCGCCCCTGCGCGACCAGGAACTCCTCGGCGAAATGCATCAAATCGTCGAGGCGGCTCGCTTCGACGCGCACCGTGAACGTGGTCGACGCGCTCGCGGGGGCGCCCGGCTTCGCCGGCAGGGTATCGCTCGTGGGGGCAAGATCCGAGGAGACCGTGGGCTCGGAGACCGTCACCGGCTCCGAGGAGGCCGCGAAGACACGCGCGGCATCGAGGGGCGTGTCTCCCCCCAGAAAACGCGATATGAGGCCGATCCCGTCGCGCAGGCGCATGACCACTTCGGCGATCGGCGTGCCCTCCTGGCGATAGGCGCCGAGCGCCTCTTCGAGGCCGTGCGCGACCACCTCGACGCCCTCGCTGCCCGCGACACGCGCCGCCCCCTTGATGTTGTGGAGGATGCGGAGCGCTCGCTCGAGCGCCCAGGCGTCGCCCAGCGTCTCCGACGCCGCGAAGCGCTCGACGACCCGCGCGAGATCCTCCAGCGCCTCCGTCGCCTCGTCGCAGAACAACGGCCAAATGTCGTCGTTATCGCTCTGGCTCATCCCGCCTCTTCGCTTGCGCGCTCGGACCCTCGTTTCTCGCTGGAGACACGGCTAGAACCGATCGCTGGTGGCTTTGAGGTCGAACGTGAGGCGCTCGATGTCCACGACCGCGCCTTCGAGTTGCCGGACGCCGGTGGCGTTGTCCCGCGCGGCCTTCGAGATGCCGCCGAGCGCCGAAGCGATCTGCGCGACGCCGGAGGCCTGCTGCGCCGAGGCGCCGGCGATCTGCCGCGCCCGGGCGGAGCTGTCGCTCAGCACCACGGCCAGGTTCTCCACGATGTCGCGCACCGCCTCGACCGCGCGGCGCCCGTCGTCGCAGCGCTTGGTGCCCTCCTCGGTCGCCATCACCGCGCTCTGCGTCGCCTTCTGGATCTGCGCGAGGATGCCCCGGATCTGCTGGGTCGCGCGCTTGCTTTGTTCGGCGAGGCTGCGCACCTCCGACGCGACCACGGAGAAGCCGCGGCCCTGCTCGCCGGCCTTCGCGGCCTCGATGCTCGCGTTGACCGCGAGGAGGTTGCTCTGCTCCGCGAGATCACTCACCGCGTCGACGATCGTCGCGATCTGCGAGGTCTGCTCGGAGAGCTGGAGGATCTGGGACGCGATGCCGGCGACGCGCTCGTTGATCGTCTGCATCATCGCCATCGCCTCGAAGAGTTTGTCGCGGCCGAGGTGGCCGTTCTTCGCGGCCTCGTCCGAGATCTGCGCGACCTCACGCGCGCTCGCCGCGGCGGCCTCGCTCGTTTGCTTCATCTCCTCCACGGTCGTGCTGACCTCCGTCACCGCCGAGGCCTGCTCGGACGCCGTCCCGGCGTACTCCTTGGCGGTGGCGCTGATCTGGGTCGCGTTCGTGGAGAGCCGGGCGACGCCCTCGCGCATGCTCTTCGTCACGGTCCGCAGCCCATCGGTCATCTCGCGCGCCGCCCCGACGAGGGTGCCGACCTCGTCGTTCGCCTGCGCGCCGCCCGCGGCGACGTCGACCAGCTTGAGCTCCTCCGAGGCGCCCGCGGTGTCGCCCGCCGCCATCTTGCGGAAGACCTCGACGAGCCGTGAGATGGGCGCCGCGATCGTCCCCGAGAGCCAGAAGGCGAGCGTGACCGCCACCGCGAGGACGAACCCGATGACGAGGATCAACATGTTCCGCGCCTCGGTGTACGTGGCCTGCGCCTGATTGGACGCGGTCGTCGCCTCGCGCCGGTTGTAATCGAGCAGCGCGTCGAGCGCGACGTTCGAGGTATCGTAATGCGTCTTCGCCGCTGCGAAAAAGTCCTTGCGGGCCTCCTCGTTCTCGTTTTTACGGCTCCTCGCGAGGAGACGCGCGGCTTCTGCGAGGTGCGCCCGATGCGCATTGACGAACGCGTCGTGGAGTCTCCGCTCGTCGTCGGCGGTGATGGCGCGCTCGTACTCCTGGATTCTCTTGTCGATGGTGTCCTGCTGCGTCTTGATCTCGACCTCGATGCGCCCCATCTCCCCCTCGTTTACCGAGTCGATGTGGCTGAGGTAGAGCAGGCGAAGGTCGGAGGTATTCGCATTCAACATGCCGAGCGAATCGACGCTCGGGACGGTGTTCTCCGCGAGGTCTCTGCTGACGTTGCGCAGGTTTCCCGCCTCGTAGACGCTCACGATGCCGAGCACGCCCGAGAGTACGGTGACCGCCAGAAACCCTGCCAGCATCCTGCCGCGTATGGTCAAGTTCATGTCTTTCCTCAATCCGTGGTCGCCCGGGTTGCCAGATCCGGGCTTTCCCCCTCGCCCTGCGCGACGGGAAGTCGCTCGACGTCGATGATCGCGATGAGATCCTTCGTCATGGCTTGAATGGGACGATGCGAATCGGCCTTCATCTGCGCCGACAGTTCGTCCTCGTGAATGTCCCGGAAGCCGAGGACGGACTCGACCGCCAATCCGAGCGGCCCTCCCGCGCCCTCCACGACGGCCATGGCGCTCGCGCGCTCTCCGCCCGCGCCGAGGATCGACGCGAGATCCACGACGCCGACGATCTCGCCGCGGACGTGCGTGATGCCGAGCAGCCAGCGCGGGAGGCCCGGCAGCGCGGTGATATCGGGGATCGGGACGATCTCGCGTAACACCTCGACCGGGATCCCGAGGCGCTGCGTCGCCGCGCCGACGAGCGCGACCCGGGCGGCGATCCGGCGAGGCCCGTCGTCGTTCGCCGTCCCGGCCAGGCGCTCCGCGCGCCGCTTGAGGATCTCCTCGCGCGTCGCGACGTTTTCCTGTCGTGCTTTCATAACAGTCCTTCCTTGACGAACCGTACGGCGTCGAGGAGCTGCCCCGCCGTGGTCTCGCCGTCCTCGAGCTGCGCGTCGGCTGGGGAATTCACGAGGAGCGCTTCCAGCGCGCGCCCTTGCGTGATGGCCTGCCCGACCTGACCGGCTCTCTGCAGCGCAACGACGTACCAATAACGTGCGAGTCGGTGCTCGGGCCGCAAGAACAACGTTCGCCGTAGGTCCTCCACGGCGGCCTCGGGTTTGCCTCGCTCCAGCGAGAGCTGGGCCCGGATCATGTATCCGATCGGCGCCGTCGAGGGCTGCTCGAGCAGCGCCGTGACGACCGTGAGCACGGCGGCGGGGTGGCTCAAATCGGCGCGACGTAAGGCCTCCGCTTCGGCATCACGAGGGTCTGCGGGCGCCGGGGCCGCAGGCGGCGCCGGGGTCGCAGGCCGCGCCGGGGCCGTAGATCGCGCCGGGGCCGTAGATCGCGCCGGGGCTGCGCGGACCGACGCGCGCGCCGGCCGCCCTGCCGCGGGGAGGGTTGCGCGCGCGCCCGAAGCGGAGTGCCCTGCGCGCGAGGAGCGAGGCGCACGGCCGCGGCGGCTCGATGGCACGGGCTGGTCGGGCTCGAAGCCCGGGGCGCGTGAGCGATAGATGCTCGTGCTGTCGTGGCCCACCTCGACGAAAAATGCCGTGTTCGGTCGAGGATCGGCAGGTGCTACGATGAGCAGCCCGCCGGGCCGGAGCACGCGGTGAAACTCGCGATACGCGTCGGCGATCACGCTCGGGCTGAGGTAGATGGCGACGTTCCGGAAAAACACGGCGTCCACCGAGGCCGCGGGCAACGTCGCCGCATGGTGCACCACGTGCCCCACGTCGAAGTTCACCGCCCGCCGGACGAGGTCCGCCACCTCGGCGCTCGTCCCTTCTCCGCGCCGAAAATAGCTGGCCGCGAGCCAGGCCGGCGCGTCGCGAAAGGCCCACGCGCCGTAGACGGCGGCGCGCGCCTTGCGGATCGCCTCGGGGCTGATGTCCGACCCGAGAATGCGGACCCGCGCGAGCGCGCTCGCGCCGAGCCGCGCGTGGACGGCGATGGCAATGGAATACGGCTCCTCGCCGGTCGCGCAGCCAGCCGAGAGCACACACGCGCTCGCGAGCGGATCGGCGGAGAGCCGCGCATGGATCGTATCGACCAGAAAATCGAAATGGCCGTGATGCCGAAAAAAAAACGTCTCCCGGACGGTGAGGTGGTCGAGGAGCTCGGGCAGGAGAGAAGGCCACGTCGCCGGTTCCCGCTTCAGCGCCTCGACCGTGGTGCCGCGACGAACCGCGATGTGTTCGAGCCCGCGCGAGGCCTGGACCGCCCAATCGTCGCGCGGTGAGAGCCCACTCGCGCGCGCGATCGCGTCGAGCAACGCGTCGAGCCCGCCCTCGCCGCTCATCGCCCCGGCATCTCCTCGTGCCCCGCGCGCGGAGCCTCGGGAGGTTCGTCGAGCGGCGGGATGTCCGAGGTGGCGATGAGGCGGCTCAGGCTGAAGAGGAGCACGAGCCCCTTGGCGTCGCGGAGCGTCGCCCGCACGTAAGGCGCGATGGGCAAACTCGCCCCCGGGGCATTCGTGCGCTCTGCCAGCGCGAGCACGCTCACGCCCAGCACTTCCTGCACGACGAGGCCGATTCGCTGCTCGGCGTGCCGGCAGATGACGATCTGATCGTCAAGGTCGAGCGCCCGCCCTCGGCGTTCGATCCGGGCCGCCACGTCCAGCACCGGGAGCGCCCGACCGCGGAGGTTCAAGAGCCCGTGCACCCACGGAGGCGCTTCGGGCAAGGGCGCCATCGCGGCCGCGGGGACCGCGCGCTCGACGACGTCGAGGGGCAAGGCGACCCGCGTCTCCTCGACCCGACAAACGACCGCCTGGATCTCGCCCGCGAGGGGCAGCGGTTCGTCGACTTCGTGTGCCGACGTGGAGCGCTCGAGCTCATAGAGGCGTCGCTTGAGCTCGGCGATTTCCCGCCCGATGTCATGACGCGTGCTCACGGTCCCCCCGATGCTCGTGCCGGTCTTGCGAGCTGCGCGGAGACCGCTGCGACGATCGCGCGCGCGTCGCCCGTCTTGCGCAGATGGCCCGCAGCGCCGAGGCGCTTGGCCGTCGCGCGGAGCAAGGTATCCGGTTGGTTGGAAAAAAGAACGACGGGCGTCCGGTGAAAGACGCCATTTTGCGAGAGCCGTCGGAGGAGGGCGCTGGCGTCCTGCTCCGCGATGGACAGGTCGAGCAGGATCAGCGCGGGCGGCTCTCCGGCGAGCGCTTCGACGGCGGCCGCCGATGTGTTTGCCGTGAGCACGCGAAACCCCGCTTCCTCGAGCGCGCGCTGCACGACGCGGAGCACGGTGCGGCTATCGTCCACGACGAGGATGGTCTGCGGCCGCGCCGCGAGGGGGATGGCCTCGCGCCCCCGACGTTCGGCGCGCGCCGGGGCGTGGCTCTTGCTCTGTGTGGCCGTGCCCCGCAGCACCTCCGAGAGCGCCCGCACCGTCTCGTCGACGAGCCGCAACGCGTCCTCGGGGCTTCGGCTCGTGTCCCGTCGCAGATCACCCACGGCCCCCTCGAGCCGGTATGCGAGGTCCCGGAGCGCCGGCAGATCGACCATCAAGAGAATGCCTCGCAGCGTGTGGGCGTCGCGGGAGAGCTCACGCACGGCGGCTCGATCCGACGGGCAGGCGCGCAGCGAATCACGCGAGCGAACCAACGAGGCGAGGAGCAGCTCGGATTCCTCGAGGAAATCGCTCATGAGGAGCTGGTGCTCGGAGGCCATTTCGTATGCTCTGTCTTTCTCTGCGCGGATCGTGTCGACGCGCCGCGGGCCGAGCGGCCGAGCGGCGGCGCCAGGATCTCAGCTCCCTGGGAGGAGACCCGACCGCACCTTGTCGAGCCACGCCCTCGCCGCGGCTTCGTCCCGGGAGAAATGTCGGTGTAGGGGCTTGCCGGTGAGCTTCGACACCGCACGCTGGACCATTTCGAGGACCACCTGAATATGGAAGTCCGCACCAAACGCGGCCATTGCGTGGGGCGGCACGCGCCTGGCCCACGCGCTCATGTGATCCCGCGCCGCTGCATCGAGGGCGACGGTCTCGGACATATCAAAAAGGATGAGATAATAGGAACGCGGGCCGGCCCACTCCTCCAGCTGCGAGAGAGCAGCCTTGCCGCTGCCATTCGCGCCACCGCTCCGCGTCTTGAGCACCACGAGGTCCGGCGGCTCGATGGTGATGTCGAAGCTGCCGGTTTCCTGGTCCGGCGTCCTCCTCCTCGTGGAAGGGGGACCTTCGCTGCCGCTTTGCCGGGTCGATGCTTCACCGAGGGGGTCCGAGAGGAGCGCGGATGCGGACATACGCACCCGGCTCGACGGCTCGACGAGCATCGCGGCTTCCAGCGCGCCGACGAGCTCCTGCGCGTCTTCGGGCTTCTGGATGGCGCCGTCGGCCCCGAGGCGCTCCGCAAGCTTCTGCAAGACGCCCTTGTGCATGTTGCTGCACAGGATCACGCGTACACGCGGCGCGGTGAAGGTCTCGCGGATCATGCGCATCAGACGCGGGCCGTCGAGCTGCGGCATATTCACGTCGAGCAACACGACCTCGCAGCCCGTCTCCCGTATCGCCTGCAAGCTCCCCTGGGGCCCGTGGTGAAAACGCGCGACCAAGCCCGCGCCGTCGAGCGTCCATGCCGCGCGCCGGCCGAAGTCGTCGTCATCGTCGATGATGAGGACTTTTTTTCGAGGTGCAGCGATCACCCCCCGCCGCGGAACCCTGAGGGCTGTGTTGCGATGATTCAAAATCTCTCCCCATCGTTCGGATTAACACAATCAACAGCCCGGCGTCAATCGCCATCACCGTGGTCTGTCCACGAAAAGGCCTCGACCCGTCCACCGGCTCGACCAACTGGTTGACGCCGCGGGTAACGTCAATACGATGACGATCGCGCCCCGCGTCGCGCGACGCATGGTCAACGTAGATACCACGGTGATTGGGGCCCCGCGTTGCGCGGCGCGCTGGTGTACGTGTGCTGTCCCCCCCTCCATGGATTCCGCGTCTTTCTGGGACGCGGAATCCATGATTACGGCGTCGGGGTTCCCGCGCAGGTCACGGGGGCGCTCGTGGCGCAGGCCTTCTCGAATGGTTTGCCTGCGACGCGATCCCCGAGGAAGGAGAGGATCTCCGGCAGCGCCCAGGTCGTGGCCTTCGTGTGCGAGGCGGAAGCGCACTCGAGGTAACGCATGGGCATCCCGGCGTCGCACAGCGCCCCGAATGCGACGCGCTCGGTCGGCGTATCGACCAGCGCGTCCGCCTCGCCCGTGATGAAGAGGATGCCATAACTCGCCGCGTCCTTCTGGATGCGCGACACGCTCGTGGTGGTCAAACCATTCTCGGCCGCCATGCAGCCCCACGGCGCGAGCTCGCCGAGCTTCCCCGACGCGGCCGCGTCGAGCATCTCGGGCTGGAAGATGGACGTCAGCATGTCCTTGCCCGAAAGGAAATCCCCCGGATCACACCCCGCGCCCAGGGCGGCCGGGACCTCCGCGTCGAGCGGCGGGAGCAGCACCTCCGCGAGTTTGTCCTCCGCGCCGTACCAGCCCGCGCTCGCGCCATAAAAGGCGACCATGTTGTCCGTCGATTGGCGCTTCGTGGTGAGCGCGAGCGTGCCCTCGCCGAGCATGTCCGCGGGCGGGACCGTGGTCGCAATGCCTACGATGTCGAGTTCGCGCGCATAATAAGGCGCGAGACGATCCACCCAAAGCGCCGCGTGCCCGCCCTGGGATCCACCCACCACGGCGAGGCGCGCCGAGGGCCGCGCGCCGCCCTCGCGGATCTCCTCGGGCAAACGCAGGACTGCGCGGGCCGCGTCGAGCGAGGCAATGGCCGTCGCCTGACCGACCAGGTACGGGTGCAAGAAGCCCGTGGGCGGCGGCTCGTTCTTGAGGCCAATGTAATCGGGAGCGACGACGACATACCCAATCGACGCGAGTGCGGCTGCGAGCGCCGCGGTGTCCGTTTCTGCGCTCGGGCCGCAGCCATCGGTGAAGCCGCTGGTGCCGTGCAGGACCATGAGCGTCGGCAATGCCTCGGCGTCCTCGGGCACGCTCGTCGGCCACGCGAGCAGCGCCGTCGCCTCCACCGCCTTGCCGCGATCCTGCGTCACGTACGTGAAGACATGGGTCACGACGTCGTATTTGAGCGAAACGGGCAGGTTGCCGAGTGTCTCGGCCGCGAGCGCGTCGAGCAGGCCTTTGGGGTACGTGGCCGTCGCCCTGTGCGAGGTAATCTCGCCGAGCGAGAGATCCCTTTGCCAGGCGTGATCGGGCTGCCCGCAACGGGCCGGGGCATCGGCGAGGGCGTTGGTCTCGGGGGTCCCCGCGACCTCGGGGGCCGGGATTTCCGGCTTCCCCGGGCCACTCGGTGGCGGAGGACTGTCCTCCCCGCCACATGCGGCGAGGGCGAGGGTGCTGCCAAGGAGAATGCCGCGAGCGCGGCGATCAAAAAGGTACCTCATGGGCCGCGCACCTTACGCGTTGTGCCGCGGGACGACAATGACCTCGCGCGCGCTGCCACGCGGAGCACGACCCTCGAAGCGCGGATGTCAAAAGGATGCGCGACGGAAACGCGGGCGCCGACGTTGGATCAACGAGCCGCGCTCGCCGCGCGTCCGGAGCGCCAGAACAGGAAGCCTGCCACCAGGGGCGCCAGCGCCGCGACGAGAATCGAGCCTGCCACCAGCGTTCGTCCGCAGTCGCCGGCGCGAGCGCTCATCCACGAGCCCGGATGAAGCGCCACCACGAGGAACAAGGGCCCCTGCGTGCGCCAGCCCGCGGCGCGCAGCCGAGGCGCGAAGGCCGCGCCCCCCGCGACGAGCAGCGTCACGACCCACAGGATCCAGCCGAGCCGCTCGGCGCGAAGGATCGCTTCCATCGCACCCGGACCCGAGCACGCAAACGCGGAACCCTGGACCGCCAGCATGGCTGCGGCGATCCCCGAGAGGCACAACGGCCCGAAAGAGCT
Protein-coding sequences here:
- a CDS encoding methyl-accepting chemotaxis protein; protein product: MNLTIRGRMLAGFLAVTVLSGVLGIVSVYEAGNLRNVSRDLAENTVPSVDSLGMLNANTSDLRLLYLSHIDSVNEGEMGRIEVEIKTQQDTIDKRIQEYERAITADDERRLHDAFVNAHRAHLAEAARLLARSRKNENEEARKDFFAAAKTHYDTSNVALDALLDYNRREATTASNQAQATYTEARNMLILVIGFVLAVAVTLAFWLSGTIAAPISRLVEVFRKMAAGDTAGASEELKLVDVAAGGAQANDEVGTLVGAAREMTDGLRTVTKSMREGVARLSTNATQISATAKEYAGTASEQASAVTEVSTTVEEMKQTSEAAAASAREVAQISDEAAKNGHLGRDKLFEAMAMMQTINERVAGIASQILQLSEQTSQIATIVDAVSDLAEQSNLLAVNASIEAAKAGEQGRGFSVVASEVRSLAEQSKRATQQIRGILAQIQKATQSAVMATEEGTKRCDDGRRAVEAVRDIVENLAVVLSDSSARARQIAGASAQQASGVAQIASALGGISKAARDNATGVRQLEGAVVDIERLTFDLKATSDRF
- a CDS encoding chemotaxis protein CheW; the encoded protein is MKARQENVATREEILKRRAERLAGTANDDGPRRIAARVALVGAATQRLGIPVEVLREIVPIPDITALPGLPRWLLGITHVRGEIVGVVDLASILGAGGERASAMAVVEGAGGPLGLAVESVLGFRDIHEDELSAQMKADSHRPIQAMTKDLIAIIDVERLPVAQGEGESPDLATRATTD
- a CDS encoding CheR family methyltransferase, with the protein product MSGEGGLDALLDAIARASGLSPRDDWAVQASRGLEHIAVRRGTTVEALKREPATWPSLLPELLDHLTVRETFFFRHHGHFDFLVDTIHARLSADPLASACVLSAGCATGEEPYSIAIAVHARLGASALARVRILGSDISPEAIRKARAAVYGAWAFRDAPAWLAASYFRRGEGTSAEVADLVRRAVNFDVGHVVHHAATLPAASVDAVFFRNVAIYLSPSVIADAYREFHRVLRPGGLLIVAPADPRPNTAFFVEVGHDSTSIYRSRAPGFEPDQPVPSSRRGRAPRSSRAGHSASGARATLPAAGRPARASVRAAPARSTAPARSTAPARPATPAPPAAPAPADPRDAEAEALRRADLSHPAAVLTVVTALLEQPSTAPIGYMIRAQLSLERGKPEAAVEDLRRTLFLRPEHRLARYWYVVALQRAGQVGQAITQGRALEALLVNSPADAQLEDGETTAGQLLDAVRFVKEGLL
- a CDS encoding chemotaxis protein CheW; amino-acid sequence: MSTRHDIGREIAELKRRLYELERSTSAHEVDEPLPLAGEIQAVVCRVEETRVALPLDVVERAVPAAAMAPLPEAPPWVHGLLNLRGRALPVLDVAARIERRGRALDLDDQIVICRHAEQRIGLVVQEVLGVSVLALAERTNAPGASLPIAPYVRATLRDAKGLVLLFSLSRLIATSDIPPLDEPPEAPRAGHEEMPGR
- a CDS encoding response regulator translates to MASEHQLLMSDFLEESELLLASLVRSRDSLRACPSDRAAVRELSRDAHTLRGILLMVDLPALRDLAYRLEGAVGDLRRDTSRSPEDALRLVDETVRALSEVLRGTATQSKSHAPARAERRGREAIPLAARPQTILVVDDSRTVLRVVQRALEEAGFRVLTANTSAAAVEALAGEPPALILLDLSIAEQDASALLRRLSQNGVFHRTPVVLFSNQPDTLLRATAKRLGAAGHLRKTGDARAIVAAVSAQLARPARASGGP
- a CDS encoding response regulator — its product is MIAAPRKKVLIIDDDDDFGRRAAWTLDGAGLVARFHHGPQGSLQAIRETGCEVVLLDVNMPQLDGPRLMRMIRETFTAPRVRVILCSNMHKGVLQKLAERLGADGAIQKPEDAQELVGALEAAMLVEPSSRVRMSASALLSDPLGEASTRQSGSEGPPSTRRRTPDQETGSFDITIEPPDLVVLKTRSGGANGSGKAALSQLEEWAGPRSYYLILFDMSETVALDAAARDHMSAWARRVPPHAMAAFGADFHIQVVLEMVQRAVSKLTGKPLHRHFSRDEAAARAWLDKVRSGLLPGS
- a CDS encoding lipase family protein, producing MRYLFDRRARGILLGSTLALAACGGEDSPPPPSGPGKPEIPAPEVAGTPETNALADAPARCGQPDHAWQRDLSLGEITSHRATATYPKGLLDALAAETLGNLPVSLKYDVVTHVFTYVTQDRGKAVEATALLAWPTSVPEDAEALPTLMVLHGTSGFTDGCGPSAETDTAALAAALASIGYVVVAPDYIGLKNEPPPTGFLHPYLVGQATAIASLDAARAVLRLPEEIREGGARPSARLAVVGGSQGGHAALWVDRLAPYYARELDIVGIATTVPPADMLGEGTLALTTKRQSTDNMVAFYGASAGWYGAEDKLAEVLLPPLDAEVPAALGAGCDPGDFLSGKDMLTSIFQPEMLDAAASGKLGELAPWGCMAAENGLTTTSVSRIQKDAASYGILFITGEADALVDTPTERVAFGALCDAGMPMRYLECASASHTKATTWALPEILSFLGDRVAGKPFEKACATSAPVTCAGTPTP